From the Desulfomicrobium escambiense DSM 10707 genome, one window contains:
- a CDS encoding (deoxy)nucleoside triphosphate pyrophosphohydrolase, producing the protein MAGVIVRDSRFLAARRSETMAWAGFWEFPGGKVEPGETLAEALKRELHEELSIAIDAFSLWKVKEKKVTGGAIRLFFHLVTEFSGTPTPREGQELAWLTCEEAKDYTFLPVDAEVLAELSGCLQTR; encoded by the coding sequence GTGGCCGGCGTAATTGTCCGCGACAGCCGCTTCCTGGCGGCCAGACGCTCGGAGACCATGGCCTGGGCCGGTTTTTGGGAATTTCCCGGAGGCAAGGTTGAGCCGGGCGAGACCCTGGCCGAGGCGCTGAAGCGGGAACTCCATGAGGAACTTTCCATTGCAATAGATGCTTTTTCCCTCTGGAAAGTAAAGGAAAAAAAGGTTACAGGGGGTGCAATTCGGCTGTTCTTCCATCTGGTGACGGAATTTTCCGGCACACCAACGCCCAGGGAAGGGCAGGAATTGGCCTGGCTCACCTGTGAAGAGGCGAAGGATTACACCTTTCTGCCGGTCGACGCGGAGGTTCTGGCCGAACTTTCCGGCTGTCTGCAAACACGGTGA
- a CDS encoding EAL domain-containing protein, with product MSYSPFASLRIRTTIVLTAIFTAIGLACVLMAGLIISDRVDGFERELAAANVRRARNALQQDMNKVDALLKDWAWWDDTYAFMAEPTDAYLASNVTPDVFRNQRLNSMIFVSVHGEILHASFKDSESGEFGDSVPGLIRYVQDAVRVSAAGNAAGGRTAVAHIDGKLWIVGSKTVLTSQESGPSRGWLWMIQEIDTPYLLELKRRTELDLRLTVASERALPEVMRPLHGDSTAFDKAVVVPEQSRIWSGLLIPDAAGGEPIAIIANAPRELAVYVSSAMRNSLAVVIFFGVVGFFAGLFFLDKSILSRLADLRSRLVRDAPDAQICALDARCDEIDQLSMITDAAFRSVRENERFLTEVLAALKVGVMLIRKRDKVIVIANRYACELIGKTEEEVLGKSCHKFVCPTESGKCPVIDLGQVCDNSRRVLIGPDGERIDILKSATTVTRNVEEYLLETFLDIREMEQTRRLLEQSEARYRAIFMNTGTPGILINDDTTIAVANTEFLHLVGATEEDVAAHPSWMRFFVEEDARRMLNYHVRRRESEDSAPRSYEARLLDAAGGMHFVRVTVALIPRTKQSIAFFLDITDMRRAEAKLQELAYADALTGLPNRLCALERLSRTLESLLPHSGSLAVLLLDLDDFKIVNDSWGHAAGDVVLMEVGQRLTSVLTTSEMVGRLGGDEFIIVSAVGAGEEDWADLARRLIESLNKPFHLEDSEIHLGVSVGIAVFPRDGETAGQLVRCADLAMYHSKSAGKSMFQFHSPELTLHVQQRMEIERELRLALDAGEIEAFYQPIIDLESGRIVGAEALARWRKHDGTLIPPAAFIPVAEQTNLVTDIDLVVLSQACRQARFWSDEGLGDLRVSCNISARHFQRGNLLSDVRRILDASGLPAVRLTLEVTETVYMENIDQARTILDSLRSLGVSTALDDFGTGYSSLSYVRSLHFDVLKIDRAFVKNLPDESSLALVRAMLGIADSLGITPLAEGMENTGQFNLLKSLGCRFGQGYLFSPPVPADTFVGLLERQAPAD from the coding sequence ATGTCCTACAGCCCGTTCGCCAGCCTGCGCATCCGCACGACCATCGTCCTGACCGCAATTTTTACGGCCATAGGGCTGGCCTGCGTGCTCATGGCCGGACTCATCATTTCCGACCGCGTCGACGGCTTCGAGCGGGAACTGGCCGCGGCCAACGTCCGCCGTGCCCGCAACGCCCTGCAGCAGGACATGAACAAGGTCGATGCCCTGCTCAAGGACTGGGCGTGGTGGGACGACACGTATGCCTTCATGGCGGAGCCGACGGACGCGTACCTGGCCAGCAACGTCACCCCGGACGTGTTCCGCAATCAGCGGCTGAACTCCATGATCTTCGTTTCCGTTCACGGGGAAATTCTGCACGCGTCTTTCAAGGACTCCGAAAGCGGCGAATTCGGCGACTCCGTGCCGGGCCTCATCCGGTATGTCCAGGATGCCGTTCGGGTGAGCGCCGCCGGAAACGCAGCAGGAGGCCGCACCGCCGTGGCCCATATCGACGGAAAACTCTGGATAGTCGGCAGCAAAACCGTCCTCACCTCCCAAGAGAGCGGGCCGTCCAGGGGATGGCTATGGATGATCCAGGAAATCGACACGCCGTACCTGCTCGAATTGAAGCGTCGCACGGAGCTCGATCTGCGTCTGACGGTCGCATCCGAGAGGGCTCTGCCCGAGGTCATGCGTCCGCTGCACGGGGATTCTACAGCCTTCGACAAGGCCGTGGTCGTTCCGGAGCAGTCGAGGATCTGGAGCGGCCTGCTGATCCCCGACGCCGCCGGCGGGGAACCAATCGCCATCATCGCCAACGCCCCGCGGGAACTCGCGGTGTATGTCAGTTCGGCCATGAGAAACAGCCTGGCCGTGGTCATCTTTTTCGGAGTCGTCGGCTTTTTCGCCGGCCTCTTCTTCCTCGACAAAAGTATTCTTTCCCGACTCGCGGACCTGCGTTCGCGTTTGGTGCGGGACGCCCCGGACGCGCAGATCTGCGCTCTGGACGCCCGTTGCGACGAGATCGACCAATTGAGCATGATCACGGACGCGGCGTTCAGGTCCGTGCGTGAGAACGAGCGTTTCCTGACCGAGGTCCTGGCCGCCCTCAAGGTCGGAGTGATGCTCATCCGCAAACGGGACAAGGTCATCGTCATCGCCAACCGTTACGCCTGCGAACTCATCGGCAAGACCGAGGAAGAGGTTCTGGGCAAGTCCTGCCACAAGTTCGTCTGTCCCACGGAATCGGGAAAATGTCCGGTCATCGACCTTGGCCAGGTCTGCGACAACTCCCGGCGGGTGCTGATCGGCCCTGACGGGGAGCGGATCGACATCCTCAAGTCCGCCACCACCGTGACGCGCAACGTCGAGGAGTACCTCCTGGAGACGTTTTTGGACATCCGGGAGATGGAGCAGACGCGGCGGTTGCTGGAACAGTCCGAAGCCCGTTACCGCGCCATATTCATGAACACCGGGACGCCCGGCATCCTGATTAACGATGACACGACCATCGCCGTGGCCAACACGGAGTTCCTCCATCTGGTCGGTGCCACGGAAGAGGACGTGGCCGCGCACCCGTCCTGGATGCGCTTCTTCGTGGAGGAGGACGCCCGCCGCATGCTGAATTACCACGTCCGGCGCCGCGAGAGCGAGGATTCGGCCCCGCGGTCCTACGAAGCCCGGCTTCTCGATGCCGCCGGCGGCATGCATTTCGTGCGCGTCACTGTGGCCCTCATCCCGCGCACGAAGCAGTCCATCGCCTTCTTTCTCGATATCACCGACATGCGCCGCGCCGAGGCCAAACTGCAGGAGCTGGCCTATGCCGACGCCCTGACGGGGCTGCCGAACCGGTTGTGCGCCCTGGAGCGTCTCTCGCGGACGCTGGAGAGCCTGCTGCCCCATTCCGGCAGCCTGGCCGTGCTGCTCCTGGATCTCGACGACTTCAAGATCGTCAACGATTCCTGGGGTCACGCCGCCGGCGACGTGGTCCTCATGGAGGTCGGACAGCGTCTGACCTCCGTCCTGACAACGTCGGAAATGGTCGGGAGGCTCGGCGGCGACGAGTTCATCATCGTTTCGGCCGTGGGCGCCGGGGAGGAGGATTGGGCCGACCTGGCCAGGCGCCTGATCGAATCCCTGAACAAGCCCTTCCATCTCGAAGACTCGGAAATCCATCTCGGCGTCAGCGTCGGCATCGCCGTCTTCCCCCGGGACGGGGAGACGGCCGGCCAGCTGGTGCGGTGCGCGGACCTGGCCATGTATCACTCCAAATCCGCGGGCAAGAGCATGTTCCAGTTCCACTCCCCGGAACTGACCCTGCACGTGCAGCAGCGCATGGAGATCGAGCGGGAATTGCGCCTGGCCCTGGACGCGGGGGAGATCGAGGCCTTCTACCAGCCCATCATCGACCTGGAGAGCGGCCGCATCGTCGGGGCCGAGGCCCTGGCTCGCTGGCGCAAGCACGACGGGACGCTGATTCCGCCAGCGGCGTTCATCCCCGTGGCCGAACAGACGAACCTCGTCACCGACATCGACCTCGTCGTGCTCTCCCAGGCCTGCCGCCAGGCGCGGTTCTGGAGCGACGAGGGGCTCGGCGACCTGCGCGTCTCGTGCAACATTTCCGCCCGCCATTTCCAGCGCGGCAACCTGCTGTCCGACGTGCGCAGAATCCTGGACGCAAGCGGCCTGCCGGCCGTGCGCCTGACCCTCGAGGTCACGGAGACGGTCTACATGGAGAACATCGACCAGGCCCGGACGATCCTCGACTCCCTGCGCAGCCTGGGGGTGTCCACGGCCTTGGACGATTTCGGGACGGGGTATTCGTCCCTGTCCTACGTGCGGTCCCTGCATTTCGACGTGCTCAAGATCGACCGGGCCTTCGTCAAGAATCTGCCCGATGAGTCTTCCCTGGCCCTGGTGCGCGCCATGCTCGGCATCGCCGACAGCCTCGGCATCACGCCCCTGGCCGAGGGCATGGAGAACACCGGCCAGTTCAACCTGCTCAAGTCCCTGGGCTGCCGCTTCGGGCAGGGCTACCTGTTCTCGCCCCCGGTCCCGGCGGACACGTTTGTGGGCCTGCTCGAACGCCAGGCCCCGGCGGATTGA
- a CDS encoding type II secretion system F family protein yields the protein MPIFIYRAKSRAGRSVKGDLDAPALEFAENILRRKGYSDIKVKPKPKDLLEGTFLEGRVADRDMVVFSRQFATMINAGVPILQALQIMCEQTENPKLRRKLYNIRNDIEGGSSLYEGLKKHPDVFDALYSNMVNAGETGGILDQVLLRLADYIEKAAKLKAKIKGAMIYPSVVVTVAVAVIAVILIFVIPTFEMMFREAGSALPLPTQIVIAMSNFVINNFLLLLGFIVAFIVGFKFFYKWEKGQVLVDRWVLFLPVFGPLLRKAAVAKFSRTLSTMVSSGVPILNALDIVSRTSGNKTVEKGVLEAKKSIAEGQSLAEPLEETGVFPPMVIHMISIGETTGALDSMLSKIADFYDDEVDVAVEALTSLIEPIMIVFLGVVVGGLVISMYLPIFSIAETVA from the coding sequence ATGCCTATCTTCATTTACAGGGCGAAATCGCGCGCCGGCAGATCGGTCAAGGGTGATCTCGACGCCCCGGCCCTCGAATTTGCCGAGAACATACTGAGACGCAAAGGCTACTCCGACATCAAGGTCAAGCCGAAGCCCAAGGATCTGTTGGAGGGCACCTTTCTGGAGGGCCGCGTCGCGGACCGCGACATGGTCGTCTTCAGCCGCCAGTTCGCCACCATGATCAACGCCGGCGTGCCCATCCTGCAGGCCCTGCAGATCATGTGCGAGCAGACCGAGAACCCCAAGCTCAGGCGCAAGCTCTACAACATCCGCAACGACATCGAGGGCGGCAGTTCCCTCTATGAGGGGCTCAAAAAGCACCCCGACGTGTTCGACGCCCTCTACTCCAACATGGTCAACGCCGGCGAGACGGGCGGCATCCTGGACCAGGTGCTCCTGCGCCTGGCCGACTACATCGAAAAGGCCGCCAAGCTGAAGGCCAAGATCAAGGGCGCCATGATCTACCCCAGCGTGGTCGTGACCGTGGCCGTGGCGGTCATCGCGGTCATCCTCATCTTCGTCATCCCGACCTTCGAGATGATGTTCCGCGAGGCGGGCAGCGCCCTGCCGCTGCCGACGCAGATCGTCATCGCCATGAGCAATTTCGTCATCAACAACTTCCTGCTGCTGCTGGGCTTCATCGTCGCCTTCATCGTCGGCTTCAAGTTCTTCTACAAGTGGGAGAAGGGCCAGGTTCTCGTCGACCGCTGGGTCCTGTTCCTGCCGGTTTTCGGGCCGCTGCTCAGGAAGGCCGCCGTGGCCAAGTTCAGCCGCACCCTGTCGACCATGGTCTCAAGCGGCGTGCCCATCCTGAACGCCCTGGACATCGTCTCGCGCACCTCGGGCAACAAGACCGTTGAGAAGGGCGTGCTGGAGGCCAAGAAGTCCATCGCCGAAGGCCAGAGCTTGGCCGAGCCCCTGGAGGAGACCGGCGTGTTCCCGCCCATGGTCATCCACATGATCTCCATCGGCGAGACAACGGGCGCCCTGGACTCCATGCTCAGCAAGATCGCCGACTTCTACGACGACGAGGTCGACGTGGCCGTCGAGGCCCTGACCTCCCTCATCGAGCCCATCATGATCGTCTTCCTGGGCGTGGTGGTCGGCGGCCTGGTCATCAGCATGTACCTGCCCATCTTCTCCATCGCCGAGACGGTGGCGTAA
- a CDS encoding esterase/lipase family protein has translation MITFLLLALVGFVGFVTLLTYTLYCYEETNQSGQPLAPFLAMAGRTALRSAASELAIVALHPLGLWPGLWSKPTQGRPLVVLVHGLFHNPGAWILFRHRLRAKGFGTACFGYPSWAVQWDETVAGLTTYLTKILAENPERPVHLVGHSLGGLLLRCALAQMPDPRIRTLVTLGTPYGGSKLSPFALSSLGRYLAYGGETVTRIAALPTPAGVRCLALYSPADNMVMPNSALRCGLQDWEERQTRPVSHVAMLHSKDVFDEALEWMRRST, from the coding sequence GTGATCACCTTCCTGCTCCTCGCCCTGGTCGGCTTCGTCGGCTTCGTCACCCTCCTGACCTACACCCTCTATTGCTACGAGGAAACGAACCAGTCGGGACAGCCGCTTGCGCCCTTCCTGGCCATGGCCGGGCGGACGGCCCTGCGCAGCGCGGCCAGCGAACTGGCCATCGTCGCCCTGCACCCCCTGGGCCTGTGGCCCGGCCTGTGGTCCAAGCCGACGCAGGGCCGCCCGCTGGTCGTTCTGGTTCACGGGCTCTTCCACAACCCGGGGGCCTGGATTCTGTTTCGGCACAGGCTGCGCGCCAAGGGCTTCGGCACGGCCTGCTTCGGCTACCCCAGTTGGGCCGTGCAGTGGGATGAGACCGTCGCCGGCCTTACGACATACCTGACGAAAATTCTGGCAGAAAACCCCGAACGGCCGGTGCACCTCGTCGGGCACAGCCTGGGCGGCCTGCTGCTGCGCTGCGCCCTGGCCCAGATGCCGGACCCGCGCATCCGCACGCTGGTCACCCTCGGCACGCCCTACGGGGGCAGCAAGCTTTCCCCCTTCGCTCTGTCCTCCCTGGGCCGCTACCTGGCCTACGGGGGCGAAACCGTGACGCGGATCGCGGCCTTGCCGACGCCGGCCGGCGTGCGCTGCCTGGCCCTCTATTCCCCGGCCGACAATATGGTCATGCCCAATTCCGCCCTGCGCTGCGGGCTGCAGGACTGGGAGGAGCGGCAGACGCGGCCCGTGAGCCATGTGGCCATGCTGCACTCGAAAGACGTGTTCGATGAGGCGCTGGAATGGATGCGGCGCTCGACCTGA
- the metF gene encoding methylenetetrahydrofolate reductase [NAD(P)H] yields the protein MRIADLLRRQEPFLSLEFFPPKDRAQWPGFFDVVRQLKVLDPLFCSVTYGAGGSTQHNTLEIVTRMKQEYGLEPLAHLTCVGADRGRLGAFLQGLREAGVDNVLALRGDPPKGETEFRPDSDEFRHGNDLVCHIRSEFGSLSVGVAGYPEKHPEAVSPEADLEHLRRKVACGADFVITQLFFDNDHYFNFVDRAREAGIDVPIIPGVLPVQNLAALKRMLAFCGATVPAGYMRDLEHVQEVYGDSGVRGLGLGYARSQVRNLLDRGAPGVHLYTLNKADTCLEIWKDFAGRQGRR from the coding sequence GTGCGCATCGCAGATCTGCTCCGGCGACAGGAACCCTTCCTGTCGCTGGAGTTCTTTCCCCCCAAGGACCGGGCGCAATGGCCCGGTTTTTTTGACGTCGTCAGACAGCTGAAGGTCCTGGACCCGCTGTTCTGCTCCGTGACCTACGGGGCCGGCGGGAGCACCCAGCACAACACCCTCGAGATCGTGACCCGCATGAAGCAGGAATACGGCCTCGAACCCCTGGCCCACCTGACCTGCGTGGGCGCCGACCGCGGCCGCCTCGGCGCCTTCCTGCAGGGGCTGCGCGAAGCCGGGGTGGACAACGTCCTGGCCCTGCGCGGCGACCCGCCCAAGGGCGAGACGGAGTTTAGGCCCGACAGCGACGAGTTCCGCCACGGCAACGACCTGGTCTGCCACATCCGCAGCGAGTTCGGGAGCCTGAGCGTCGGCGTGGCCGGGTATCCCGAGAAGCACCCGGAGGCCGTCAGCCCGGAGGCCGATCTCGAACACCTGCGCCGCAAGGTGGCCTGCGGCGCCGACTTCGTCATCACCCAGCTTTTCTTCGACAACGACCACTATTTCAATTTCGTGGACCGGGCCCGCGAGGCCGGCATCGACGTGCCCATCATCCCCGGCGTCCTGCCCGTGCAGAACCTGGCGGCCCTGAAGCGCATGCTGGCCTTCTGCGGCGCCACCGTGCCCGCGGGCTACATGCGGGATTTGGAGCATGTGCAGGAGGTCTACGGCGACAGCGGGGTGCGGGGCCTGGGCCTCGGGTACGCCAGGAGCCAGGTCCGAAATCTGCTTGACCGGGGGGCCCCTGGCGTGCATCTGTACACTCTCAATAAAGCCGATACCTGCCTGGAAATCTGGAAGGATTTCGCCGGCAGGCAAGGACGGCGGTAA
- a CDS encoding glycosyltransferase family 2 protein: MISVVLPCFNAEAGLARCMESLLDQSWRDFEIVAVNDGSSDSTLDVLRDFAARDGRVRVFDRPHGGVVQAMNFGLEQCRGEYVARMDADDVCLPERLALQKAHLDRHPHIGLVGGRVRFGGDPVAGRGYKAYVDWTNTLVAEEDIRLHRFVESPLANPSAMFRKELVSRHGAFYDGPFPEDYEFLLRWMDAGVRMDKVPEDVLVWNDPPTRLTRNDPRYDPDAFHRVKSGYLAGWLRARGVDRVSVVGGGRVTRRRALMLEEHGVNIERWLEVDPDKIGQTASGRPVCSWHDLGAPDGEFLLSYVGNRGAGTRIARELAERGWRMGTHFLLAA, encoded by the coding sequence ATGATCTCCGTGGTGCTGCCGTGCTTCAACGCCGAGGCGGGCCTGGCCCGGTGCATGGAGAGCCTGCTGGACCAGAGCTGGAGGGACTTCGAGATCGTGGCCGTGAACGACGGCTCTTCGGACTCGACCCTCGACGTACTGCGGGACTTTGCGGCCCGCGACGGCCGCGTGCGCGTCTTCGACCGCCCCCACGGCGGGGTGGTGCAGGCCATGAATTTCGGGCTCGAACAGTGCCGCGGGGAATACGTGGCGCGCATGGACGCCGACGATGTCTGCCTGCCGGAACGTCTGGCGCTGCAGAAGGCGCATCTGGATCGCCATCCGCACATTGGCCTCGTGGGCGGGCGGGTGCGCTTCGGCGGGGACCCGGTGGCCGGGCGCGGCTACAAGGCGTACGTGGACTGGACCAACACCCTGGTCGCCGAGGAGGACATCCGTCTGCACCGCTTCGTCGAATCGCCCCTGGCCAATCCCAGCGCCATGTTCCGCAAAGAGCTTGTCAGCCGTCACGGGGCGTTTTATGACGGCCCGTTTCCCGAAGACTACGAATTTCTTCTACGCTGGATGGACGCGGGCGTGCGCATGGACAAGGTGCCCGAGGACGTGCTGGTCTGGAACGACCCGCCGACCCGCCTGACCCGCAACGACCCGCGCTACGACCCCGACGCCTTCCACCGCGTCAAGTCGGGCTATCTGGCCGGATGGCTCAGGGCGCGCGGCGTCGACCGGGTTTCGGTCGTGGGCGGCGGCCGCGTGACCAGACGGCGCGCCCTGATGCTCGAAGAGCACGGCGTGAATATCGAACGCTGGCTCGAGGTCGACCCGGACAAGATCGGCCAGACCGCCAGCGGCCGCCCGGTCTGCTCCTGGCACGACCTGGGGGCGCCGGACGGCGAGTTCCTGCTGTCGTACGTCGGCAACCGCGGGGCCGGGACCCGCATCGCCAGGGAGCTCGCTGAGCGCGGTTGGCGCATGGGAACGCATTTTCTGCTGGCCGCGTGA
- a CDS encoding ABC-F family ATP-binding cassette domain-containing protein has product MSKITVQAVSKAYSGVDLFQGLSMEVHAGTRLALVGPNGCGKSTLLKIMAGDISPDSGKVTVPKGSQIGFVQQELGGADLSKTLHDFVLEVLPSWNEFWQEWRAALDAGDDAALVRLHQRQEELEHQYGYNPEHRAHAILSGLGFSQAAFPRPVGELSGGWRERAKLARVLVAGADILFLDEPTNHLDLEAVEWLESYVLGFPGVLVFVAHDRYFLDRCANKVLFLGGEKPVLRDGNFSQFLEWSAERSEQARRQADKLRTEIGRKQAFVDRFKAKATKARQAQSRMGQISKLQSELETLTPEVRSRSLSFSWPEPERGNQTVLSAVDLSFSFPDAPLFSDLNFNIYRGQRIGLVGPNGRGKSTLIKLITGQLQPTGGRIVTGSSIVTGYFSQHQTDIVRPAFTVISEIRRLAAPQASDLQLKSALGLFMLGERYWEKKVEELSGGEKNRLVLSTLFLSRANFLILDEPTNHLDMESREALMDALSAYTGTMLVVAHDRYLLSEVVSEIWELTPHGIEVHNCGFDEYHARKKERDAQTERVLPEDVKAVRQEQKQKKREEAELRNRIYQQLRPLKKKFEKLEAELESNLSEQEELETRLADPATYEDQNLSRELGQKFSALQSRAEDIMSDLAYLEKEMQELELQRDA; this is encoded by the coding sequence ATGTCCAAAATCACAGTCCAAGCCGTTTCCAAGGCCTATTCCGGCGTCGACCTCTTCCAAGGCCTGTCCATGGAGGTCCATGCCGGGACGCGCCTCGCCCTCGTCGGACCCAACGGGTGCGGCAAGTCCACGCTGCTCAAGATCATGGCCGGCGACATCTCGCCAGACTCGGGCAAGGTGACCGTCCCCAAGGGCTCACAGATCGGCTTCGTGCAGCAGGAGTTGGGCGGGGCCGACCTGTCCAAGACCCTGCACGACTTCGTGCTGGAGGTCCTGCCGTCCTGGAACGAGTTCTGGCAAGAATGGCGCGCCGCCCTGGACGCCGGCGACGACGCGGCCCTGGTGCGCCTGCACCAGCGCCAGGAGGAACTGGAGCATCAGTACGGGTACAACCCCGAGCACCGCGCCCACGCCATTCTTTCGGGCCTGGGCTTTTCGCAGGCTGCCTTCCCGCGCCCCGTGGGCGAGCTGAGCGGCGGCTGGCGCGAACGGGCCAAGCTGGCCCGCGTGCTGGTGGCCGGGGCCGACATCCTCTTCCTCGACGAGCCGACCAACCATCTCGACCTGGAAGCGGTGGAGTGGCTCGAATCGTACGTCCTGGGCTTTCCCGGCGTGCTGGTCTTCGTGGCCCACGACCGTTATTTCCTGGACCGCTGCGCCAACAAGGTGCTTTTCCTGGGCGGGGAGAAGCCCGTGCTGCGCGACGGCAACTTCTCGCAGTTCCTGGAGTGGAGCGCCGAGCGCAGCGAACAGGCCCGCCGCCAGGCCGACAAGCTGCGCACCGAGATCGGCCGCAAGCAGGCCTTCGTGGACCGCTTCAAGGCCAAGGCAACCAAGGCCAGGCAAGCCCAGAGCCGCATGGGGCAGATCAGCAAGCTGCAGAGCGAGCTGGAAACCCTGACTCCCGAAGTCCGCAGCAGAAGTTTGTCCTTTTCCTGGCCCGAGCCCGAGCGCGGCAACCAGACCGTGCTCTCGGCCGTGGACCTGTCCTTCTCCTTCCCCGACGCGCCCCTGTTCTCCGACCTGAACTTCAACATCTACCGCGGCCAGCGCATCGGCCTGGTGGGGCCCAACGGCCGCGGCAAGTCGACCCTCATCAAGCTCATCACCGGCCAGCTCCAGCCCACGGGAGGGCGGATCGTCACGGGGTCGAGCATCGTGACGGGCTATTTCAGCCAGCACCAGACCGACATCGTGCGGCCGGCCTTCACCGTCATTTCCGAGATCAGGCGCCTGGCCGCGCCCCAGGCTTCGGACCTTCAGCTCAAGAGCGCCCTGGGCCTGTTCATGCTCGGCGAGCGCTACTGGGAGAAGAAGGTCGAGGAGTTGAGCGGCGGCGAGAAGAACCGGCTGGTCTTGAGTACCCTATTCCTGAGCCGCGCCAACTTCCTCATCCTCGACGAGCCGACCAACCACCTGGACATGGAGAGCCGCGAGGCCCTCATGGACGCCCTTTCGGCCTACACGGGCACCATGCTCGTGGTGGCCCACGACCGCTACCTCCTGTCGGAAGTGGTGAGCGAGATATGGGAGCTCACCCCCCACGGCATCGAGGTGCACAACTGCGGTTTCGACGAATACCACGCCCGCAAGAAGGAGCGGGATGCCCAGACCGAGCGCGTCCTGCCCGAGGACGTCAAGGCCGTGCGCCAGGAGCAGAAGCAGAAGAAGCGGGAGGAGGCGGAGCTGCGTAACCGCATCTACCAGCAGCTGCGGCCCCTGAAGAAGAAGTTCGAGAAGCTCGAGGCGGAGCTGGAGTCCAACCTGTCCGAACAGGAGGAACTGGAGACGCGCCTGGCCGACCCGGCCACCTACGAGGACCAGAACCTGTCGCGGGAGCTCGGGCAGAAGTTTTCGGCCCTGCAGTCCCGGGCCGAGGACATCATGTCGGACCTGGCCTACCTGGAGAAGGAAATGCAGGAACTCGAACTGCAGAGGGATGCGTGA
- the mutY gene encoding A/G-specific adenine glycosylase, which yields MPNRFPNKIMSSLNQQTDTTMTPTRPSAEAPKEGLADALLDWFSRHRRDLPWRRTYEPYHVWVSEIMLQQTQMERGVAYFERWMERFPDVAALAEAHEDEVMKHWEGLGYYSRARNLHKAAREVRERLGGRLPDTVEGLQSLPGVGPYTARAVASIAFGRDVCVIDANVERVASRLYDIDVPVKSRQARAEIESRCSALLPPGRARDFNQAMMELGSLVCAPRNPACAACPLAGWCQARALGVQEDRPVTAAAPQPVYLTMATGVLVHDGLVLAQKRMPDDIWANLWEFPGGIVEDGESPQQAVIREYLEETGLAVNHPEPIGSFKHSFTRYRVTLYAYAVTLLSDPAELELRAAQEHRWATWAQIRALAFPAGHRKLVRHLDADAKFLAGVRP from the coding sequence ATGCCGAACCGTTTCCCGAACAAAATCATGAGCAGCCTCAACCAGCAGACGGACACCACCATGACACCCACCCGACCGTCGGCGGAAGCGCCCAAAGAGGGCCTCGCCGACGCCCTTCTCGACTGGTTCTCGCGCCACCGCCGCGACCTGCCCTGGCGCCGCACGTACGAGCCCTACCACGTCTGGGTTTCGGAGATCATGCTCCAGCAGACCCAGATGGAGCGGGGCGTGGCCTACTTCGAGCGCTGGATGGAGCGCTTCCCTGACGTGGCGGCCCTGGCCGAGGCCCACGAGGACGAAGTCATGAAGCACTGGGAGGGCCTGGGCTACTACTCCCGGGCGCGCAACCTGCACAAGGCGGCTCGCGAGGTCCGGGAGCGCCTCGGCGGACGGCTGCCCGACACGGTGGAGGGCCTGCAGTCCCTGCCCGGGGTGGGCCCCTACACGGCCCGGGCCGTGGCCAGCATCGCCTTCGGCCGCGACGTCTGCGTCATCGACGCCAACGTCGAGCGGGTCGCCAGCCGCCTGTACGATATCGACGTTCCCGTCAAGTCCCGACAGGCCAGGGCCGAGATCGAGAGCCGCTGCTCCGCCCTGCTGCCCCCCGGTCGGGCGCGGGACTTCAACCAGGCCATGATGGAACTGGGCAGTCTGGTCTGCGCGCCCCGCAACCCGGCCTGCGCCGCCTGCCCCCTGGCCGGATGGTGCCAGGCCAGGGCCCTCGGCGTGCAGGAGGACAGGCCGGTCACGGCGGCGGCTCCGCAGCCCGTCTACCTGACCATGGCCACGGGTGTGCTCGTCCACGACGGGCTCGTCCTGGCCCAGAAACGGATGCCCGACGACATCTGGGCCAACCTGTGGGAATTCCCGGGCGGCATCGTCGAGGACGGCGAAAGCCCCCAGCAGGCCGTCATCCGCGAATATCTGGAGGAGACGGGCCTGGCCGTCAACCACCCCGAGCCCATCGGCTCGTTCAAGCATTCCTTCACGAGGTACCGTGTGACCCTGTACGCCTACGCCGTGACCCTGCTCTCGGACCCCGCCGAACTGGAGCTGCGCGCCGCCCAGGAGCACCGCTGGGCCACGTGGGCGCAGATCAGGGCCCTGGCCTTCCCGGCCGGGCACCGCAAGCTCGTCAGGCATCTCGACGCGGACGCGAAGTTTCTGGCGGGGGTGCGGCCGTGA